One Oryza glaberrima chromosome 11, OglaRS2, whole genome shotgun sequence genomic region harbors:
- the LOC127754928 gene encoding HVA22-like protein e: MGKLWTILTHLHSLAGPTVMLLYPLYASVQAMESPSKLDDEQWLAYWILYSFITLVEMLLESLIYWIPIWYELKLLFIAWLALPNFRGAAFIYNRFVREQLRKHGLAGAGAGAAASVGKKDKSSPSSSPKDKEKTKSKFLSFVTPKKDHEAY, encoded by the exons ATGGGCAAGCTCTGGACAATCCTCACTCACCTTCATTCCCTTGCAGG GCCTACCGTCATGCTCCTGTACCCCTT GTATGCGTCGGTGCAGGCCATGGAGAGCCCATCGAAGCTTGACGACGAGCAGTGGCTGGCCTACTGGATCCTCTACTCCTTCATCACCCTCGTGGAGATGCTTCTCGAGTCCCTCATCTACTG GATACCGATCTGGTACGAGCTGAAGCTGCTGTTCATCGCGTGGCTGGCGCTGCCCAACTTCAGGGGAGCCGCGTTCATCTACAACAGGTTCGTCAGGGAGCAGCTCAGGAAGcatggcctcgccggcgccggcgccggcgccgccgccagcgtcgGCAAGAAGGacaagtcgtcgccgtcgtcgtcacccaAGGACAAGGAGAAGACCAAGAGCAAGTTCCTCTCCTTCGTCACTCCCAAGAAG GATCATGAAGCTTACTGA
- the LOC127755724 gene encoding transcription factor MYB4-like, with translation MIRACVCSWSQITARLPGRSDNEIKNFWNARLRKRKKLRQTSSSLSTAAAATRHHRGEADRSRPPRRWRPDTAVEAPASMTTTGALSAVFSWTTVVDDDGERQLRRPAGGDLRD, from the exons ATGATCCGTGCGTGCGTGTGCAGCTGGTCACAGATCACGGCGAGGCTGCCGGGCAGGTCAGATAACGAGATCAAGAACTTCTGGAACGCGCGGCTGCGCAAGCGCAAGAAGCTCCGGcagacgtcgtcgtcgttgtcgacggcggcggcggcgaccagacACCACCGCGGCGAGGCTGACCGGAGTCGACcaccgcggcggtggcgaccgGACACCGCCGTCGAAGCACCTGcatcgatgacgacgacgggcgCCTTGTCGGCGGTGTTCTCGTGGACAACAGTGGTG GATGACGACGGGGAGCGGCAGCTGAGGAGGCCGGCGGGTGGCGACCTTcgtgattga
- the LOC127753752 gene encoding uncharacterized protein LOC127753752 isoform X1 — MQQKPAAEAMEEELKGEAVGPRRPGLGLWLAARRRLAPDDPFFAAGDMERELLAKQVALDLSEDERYQLERMEVASANSCSALLCPISGCGAHLDCLENFEDHYRTRHTASCSVCWRVYPTSRLLSIHISEAHDSFFQAKVARGFPMYECLVEGCGVKLKSYKSRQQHLLDKHQFPKSFEFFKKARPSQRQRNKNQKQRQTVHKGDETSETLMDVDGKKSSRYMNSRYRPKQHDGKESKENEHSSCKEAKNNEMEVDKQVDELASAVSRLSTADSTLSSISFGHRRSRGLAFVPRSIRQNKQVSQTEPK; from the exons atgcAGCAGAAGCCCGCGGCGGAGGCCATGGAGGAGGAGTTGAAGGGGGAGGCCGTGGGGCCCCGCCGCCCCGGGCTAGGGTTATGgttggcggcgcggcggcggctggccccCGACGACCCCTTCTTCGCCGCCGGGGACATGGAGCGCGAGCTCCTCGCCAAGCAA GTTGCTCTGGATCTCTCCGAAGATGAACGGTACCAGCTTGAGAGGATGGAAGTGGCGAGTGCCAA CTCTTGCAGTGCCCTTTTATGCCCAATTTCTGGCTGTGGTGCTCATCTAGATTGCCTGGAGAACTTTGAGGACCACTATCGCACCCGTCATACTGCTTCATGCTCTGTATGTTGGAGAGTGTATCCAACTTCAAGGCTGCTGAGTATTCATATTTCTGAGGCACATGATTCCTTTTTTCAAGCAAAAGTTGCCCGTGGTTTTCCAATG TATGAGTGTTTGGTGGAGGGTTGTGGGGTGAAGTTGAAGAGCTACAAAAGTCGGCAGCAGCATCTTCTTGATAAGCACCAGTTTCCCAAGTCATTTGAATTCTTCAAAAAAGCACGCCCTTCGCAACGCCAGCGGAACAAGAACCAGAAGCAACGGCAAACAGTTCACAAGGGAGACGAGACAAGCGAAACACTAATGGATGTTGATGGGAAGAAGAGCTCAAGGTACATGAATTCCAGATATCGGCCAAAGCAACATGATGGAAAAGAGTCAAAAGAAAATGAGCATAGTAGCTGTAAGGAGGCCAAGAACAACGAAATGGAGGTTGACAAGCAGGTTGATGAGCTTGCTTCGGCCGTATCAAGACTGAGCACAGCGGATTCAACTCTTTCTAGCATAAGCTTTGGTCATCGTCGCTCTCGCGGTCTTGCTTTTGTCCCTAGGTCGATTCGGCAGAACAAGCAGGTTTCTCAGACAGAACCAAAATGA
- the LOC127753752 gene encoding uncharacterized protein LOC127753752 isoform X2, with translation MQQKPAAEAMEEELKGEAVGPRRPGLGLWLAARRRLAPDDPFFAAGDMERELLAKQVALDLSEDERYQLERMEVASANALLCPISGCGAHLDCLENFEDHYRTRHTASCSVCWRVYPTSRLLSIHISEAHDSFFQAKVARGFPMYECLVEGCGVKLKSYKSRQQHLLDKHQFPKSFEFFKKARPSQRQRNKNQKQRQTVHKGDETSETLMDVDGKKSSRYMNSRYRPKQHDGKESKENEHSSCKEAKNNEMEVDKQVDELASAVSRLSTADSTLSSISFGHRRSRGLAFVPRSIRQNKQVSQTEPK, from the exons atgcAGCAGAAGCCCGCGGCGGAGGCCATGGAGGAGGAGTTGAAGGGGGAGGCCGTGGGGCCCCGCCGCCCCGGGCTAGGGTTATGgttggcggcgcggcggcggctggccccCGACGACCCCTTCTTCGCCGCCGGGGACATGGAGCGCGAGCTCCTCGCCAAGCAA GTTGCTCTGGATCTCTCCGAAGATGAACGGTACCAGCTTGAGAGGATGGAAGTGGCGAGTGCCAA TGCCCTTTTATGCCCAATTTCTGGCTGTGGTGCTCATCTAGATTGCCTGGAGAACTTTGAGGACCACTATCGCACCCGTCATACTGCTTCATGCTCTGTATGTTGGAGAGTGTATCCAACTTCAAGGCTGCTGAGTATTCATATTTCTGAGGCACATGATTCCTTTTTTCAAGCAAAAGTTGCCCGTGGTTTTCCAATG TATGAGTGTTTGGTGGAGGGTTGTGGGGTGAAGTTGAAGAGCTACAAAAGTCGGCAGCAGCATCTTCTTGATAAGCACCAGTTTCCCAAGTCATTTGAATTCTTCAAAAAAGCACGCCCTTCGCAACGCCAGCGGAACAAGAACCAGAAGCAACGGCAAACAGTTCACAAGGGAGACGAGACAAGCGAAACACTAATGGATGTTGATGGGAAGAAGAGCTCAAGGTACATGAATTCCAGATATCGGCCAAAGCAACATGATGGAAAAGAGTCAAAAGAAAATGAGCATAGTAGCTGTAAGGAGGCCAAGAACAACGAAATGGAGGTTGACAAGCAGGTTGATGAGCTTGCTTCGGCCGTATCAAGACTGAGCACAGCGGATTCAACTCTTTCTAGCATAAGCTTTGGTCATCGTCGCTCTCGCGGTCTTGCTTTTGTCCCTAGGTCGATTCGGCAGAACAAGCAGGTTTCTCAGACAGAACCAAAATGA